From Rhodovastum atsumiense, a single genomic window includes:
- a CDS encoding SET domain-containing protein, translating into MTPPTDKTAKFRRGRTRAGLGLFATVPFARGSRVIEYTGEFITPDEADRRGGRYLFQVDERRVIDAKGRENLARYINHACRPNCEARQVGRRIFIFARRAIAPGEELTYHYGKVYFRAFIAPHGCRCASCMPPVIPPRPATRPPPPPPPVPRAAGNGRPAATPRGGRTR; encoded by the coding sequence ATGACCCCGCCGACCGACAAGACCGCGAAATTCCGCCGTGGACGCACCCGTGCCGGGCTCGGCCTGTTTGCCACGGTTCCGTTCGCCCGGGGCAGCCGGGTCATCGAGTACACCGGCGAGTTCATCACCCCCGACGAGGCCGATCGCCGTGGCGGACGCTACCTGTTCCAGGTCGATGAGCGGCGGGTGATCGACGCCAAGGGGCGGGAGAACCTGGCCCGCTACATCAACCACGCCTGCCGCCCGAACTGCGAGGCCCGGCAGGTCGGGCGGCGCATCTTCATCTTCGCCAGACGCGCCATCGCTCCGGGCGAGGAGCTCACCTACCACTACGGCAAGGTGTATTTCCGCGCCTTCATCGCGCCGCATGGCTGTCGCTGCGCCAGTTGCATGCCGCCCGTCATCCCGCCGCGCCCAGCGACCCGACCGCCGCCACCACCGCCTCCGGTGCCTCGCGCGGCAGGAAATGGCCGACCCGCGGCAACACCTCGCGGCGGTAGGACGCGGTGA
- a CDS encoding trypsin-like peptidase domain-containing protein has translation MSGDLAKADASTTPAKDMAGTGRRGAPWRSFGMALLFLLSPAAFAAPGDPGNRPPDLPDIIAPLLPAVVSISVLKQPASPGGHVAQGAEAMARPVREFGSGFIIDPAGHVVTNRHVVAGAYKVTVTLIDATPLDATVLATSERPDLALLKIEAGRELGFVRFGDSDAIRTGETVVAIGNPLDLSDTVTVGVVSAVNRDVNKTMIDDFIQTDAAINHGNSGGPLFNLRGEVIGVNWALVSPPSVGASIGLGLAIPANDAAFVIDQMRRFGRWQVGWVGVRVQQLTPPLAAALGLGGTEGGIVTSVWPGGPAARAGVQEGDVILQFGPRPSRDVRALLRAISRTAPGSSATVRLWRAGQVRSFDIAVASWPAEVPFDPAGPPAGVDRGPRMHASDLGLRFAVRDPAAVAAGPPTMAGKGVLVTAVAANSVAADAGIAAGDVILRVGDQPVTTPDEVRARLDGLRGAGRREALLLVRSGDRPQWVVVPIEHP, from the coding sequence ATGTCCGGCGATCTGGCGAAGGCCGACGCAAGCACCACTCCTGCCAAGGACATGGCCGGCACCGGCCGGCGCGGCGCCCCCTGGCGGAGTTTCGGCATGGCGCTGCTGTTCCTCCTGTCGCCGGCCGCCTTCGCCGCGCCGGGCGATCCGGGCAACCGGCCGCCGGACCTTCCCGACATCATCGCTCCGCTGCTGCCCGCCGTGGTCAGCATCTCCGTGCTCAAGCAGCCCGCTTCCCCGGGGGGGCATGTCGCCCAGGGCGCCGAGGCGATGGCCCGGCCGGTCCGGGAATTCGGCTCGGGGTTCATCATCGACCCGGCCGGCCATGTCGTCACCAACCGGCATGTCGTGGCGGGGGCCTACAAGGTCACGGTGACGCTGATCGATGCCACGCCCCTGGATGCGACGGTGCTCGCCACCAGCGAGCGTCCCGACCTGGCGCTGCTGAAGATCGAGGCCGGGCGGGAGCTGGGCTTCGTCCGCTTCGGCGACAGCGACGCGATCCGCACCGGCGAGACGGTGGTGGCGATCGGCAATCCGCTCGACCTGTCGGACACGGTGACCGTGGGCGTGGTCAGCGCGGTCAACCGTGACGTCAACAAGACCATGATCGACGACTTCATCCAGACCGACGCGGCGATCAATCACGGCAATTCCGGCGGCCCGCTGTTCAATCTGCGCGGCGAGGTGATCGGGGTGAACTGGGCCCTGGTCTCGCCGCCGTCGGTGGGGGCCTCGATCGGGCTCGGCCTGGCCATTCCCGCCAATGACGCCGCCTTCGTGATCGACCAGATGCGTCGCTTCGGCCGCTGGCAGGTCGGCTGGGTGGGCGTGCGGGTGCAGCAACTGACGCCGCCCTTGGCGGCGGCGCTCGGCCTCGGCGGCACCGAGGGGGGCATCGTCACCTCCGTCTGGCCCGGCGGCCCCGCCGCCCGGGCCGGCGTGCAGGAAGGTGACGTGATCCTGCAGTTCGGCCCGCGCCCGAGCCGGGATGTGCGCGCCCTGTTGCGCGCCATCAGCCGCACTGCGCCGGGCAGTTCCGCGACGGTGCGGCTCTGGCGGGCCGGCCAGGTCCGCTCCTTCGACATCGCTGTCGCGTCCTGGCCCGCCGAGGTGCCCTTCGACCCTGCCGGTCCGCCTGCCGGCGTCGATCGTGGCCCGCGCATGCATGCGTCCGATCTCGGCCTGAGGTTCGCGGTGCGGGATCCGGCGGCCGTGGCCGCCGGGCCGCCGACCATGGCCGGCAAGGGCGTGCTGGTCACCGCCGTCGCCGCCAACAGCGTCGCCGCGGATGCCGGGATTGCCGCGGGCGACGTGATCCTGCGGGTGGGGGATCAGCCGGTGACGACGCCCGACGAGGTCCGGGCCCGGCTCGACGGGCTGCGCGGGGCCGGGCGGCGGGAAGCGCTGCTGCTGGTGCGAAGCGGCGACCGGCCGCAATGGGTGGTCGTGCCGATCGAGCATCCTTGA
- a CDS encoding DUF3293 domain-containing protein: MTRFVATRSLRAAYEATAYVVFLRGRERVLRIGARPPALPWGVHRQAAFITAWNPFGRLRPARINDRAHRRLAADLRKAGLRSFPAEGRGDAGDWPPERSLLVFGCGGKAAAAWGRRLRQNAILWIVRERPVRLVALR, from the coding sequence GTGACGCGGTTCGTCGCCACGAGGTCGCTGCGCGCGGCCTACGAGGCGACCGCCTATGTCGTGTTCCTGCGGGGGCGTGAGCGGGTGCTGCGAATCGGCGCCCGCCCGCCCGCGCTTCCCTGGGGCGTGCATCGGCAGGCGGCTTTCATTACGGCCTGGAATCCATTCGGTCGCCTGCGGCCGGCCCGGATCAATGATCGCGCTCATCGGCGTTTGGCAGCCGATCTTCGCAAAGCAGGATTGCGGAGTTTCCCGGCCGAGGGGCGGGGCGATGCCGGCGACTGGCCCCCGGAGCGCAGCCTGCTGGTGTTCGGGTGCGGCGGGAAGGCCGCGGCGGCCTGGGGCCGGCGGCTGCGGCAGAATGCCATTCTCTGGATCGTGCGGGAAAGGCCGGTGCGACTCGTGGCACTAAGGTGA
- a CDS encoding GNAT family N-acetyltransferase produces MNPAWIVRTGRLVMRPVALPDLPALQALKGDPRVFAVMLGGVRTPQRTTEELGEEIVFWGRCGVGIWAVRHAVSGAFLGITGFMDRPDGRGIALRFAFFAHEQGNGYAAEAAGAALRFAHDRAGLRRIVAVARADNIGSRQVLGSIGMRQCESFDRAGVPMLVFESVQE; encoded by the coding sequence ATGAACCCGGCCTGGATCGTCCGCACCGGCCGTCTGGTGATGCGCCCCGTTGCCTTGCCGGACCTGCCCGCCCTGCAGGCGCTGAAGGGCGATCCGCGCGTGTTTGCGGTGATGCTGGGGGGCGTGCGCACGCCGCAGCGCACCACCGAGGAACTGGGTGAGGAGATCGTCTTCTGGGGCCGCTGCGGTGTCGGCATCTGGGCGGTGCGTCATGCGGTCAGCGGTGCTTTCCTGGGCATCACCGGATTCATGGATCGCCCGGACGGGCGGGGGATTGCGCTGCGCTTCGCCTTCTTCGCGCACGAGCAGGGCAACGGCTATGCCGCCGAGGCGGCCGGGGCGGCGCTGCGGTTCGCCCATGACCGGGCGGGGCTGCGCCGCATCGTGGCGGTGGCGCGCGCCGACAATATCGGGTCCCGCCAGGTGCTGGGCAGCATCGGCATGCGCCAGTGCGAAAGCTTCGACCGGGCCGGGGTGCCGATGCTGGTGTTCGAGAGCGTGCAGGAGTGA